Proteins from a single region of Streptomyces sp. HUAS 15-9:
- a CDS encoding LLM class flavin-dependent oxidoreductase, with protein MPVTVVRFNLVEPGATPASLAARYRAALEMAAYADEHGITTVQTEEHHGAENNWLPSPFAFAGAVFGATRRIAVTVSAIIGPLHTPLRLAEEIAVLDLLSGGRLVTVAGIGYRPEEYALFDVDWKRRGRLQDELLETLLKAWTGEEFEYRGRTVRVTPRPYTDPHPLLLVGGSSKAAARRAARFGLPFFPSAHLPELETYYKERLVEYGTEGWTMMPAAETPLLHIAEDPDRTWAEYGRHFLHEARTYASWQSGDIRSAVRSAATTVDELRAEGVYRILTPQQCAAQGLDSLVLHPLAGGMPVEEGWRSLRLFAERVVPAVGG; from the coding sequence ATGCCCGTCACGGTCGTACGTTTCAATCTCGTCGAACCCGGCGCGACCCCCGCCTCGCTCGCCGCCCGCTACCGGGCCGCCCTGGAGATGGCCGCGTACGCCGACGAGCACGGCATCACCACCGTGCAGACCGAGGAGCACCACGGAGCCGAGAACAACTGGCTGCCGTCGCCGTTCGCCTTCGCGGGCGCGGTGTTCGGGGCGACCCGGCGGATCGCGGTCACCGTCTCGGCGATCATCGGCCCGCTCCACACCCCGCTGCGGCTCGCGGAGGAGATCGCCGTGCTCGATCTGCTGAGCGGAGGGCGGCTGGTCACCGTCGCCGGGATCGGGTACCGCCCCGAGGAGTACGCCCTGTTCGACGTGGACTGGAAGCGGCGCGGCAGGCTCCAGGACGAGCTGCTGGAGACCCTGCTGAAGGCCTGGACCGGCGAGGAGTTCGAGTACCGGGGCCGTACGGTACGGGTCACCCCGCGCCCGTACACCGATCCGCACCCCCTGCTGCTGGTCGGCGGCTCCTCGAAGGCAGCCGCCCGCCGGGCCGCCCGGTTCGGCCTGCCGTTCTTCCCCAGCGCGCATCTGCCGGAGCTGGAGACGTACTACAAGGAGCGGCTCGTCGAGTACGGCACGGAGGGCTGGACCATGATGCCCGCCGCCGAGACCCCGCTCCTGCACATAGCCGAGGATCCGGACCGGACGTGGGCCGAGTACGGCCGGCACTTCCTGCACGAGGCCCGGACGTACGCCTCCTGGCAGTCCGGTGACATCCGCTCGGCGGTGCGGTCGGCGGCCACGACGGTGGACGAGCTGCGCGCCGAGGGCGTCTACCGGATCCTCACCCCACAGCAGTGCGCGGCCCAGGGCCTGGACAGCCTCGTCCTCCATCCGCTGGCGGGCGGGATGCCGGTGGAGGAGGGGTGGCGGAGCCTGCGGCTGTTCGCGGAGCGGGTGGTTCCGGCGGTGGGTGGCTGA
- the ftsY gene encoding signal recognition particle-docking protein FtsY has translation METVILAVVIAVVVLAVLGGLVVGSRRKKQLPPPPPATPDITAPPAEPHVGDEAETPRDEPRRTIEEVDLPDGSASVAVEEPPAAEAVEAPAIEIPEPTAGRLVRLRARLSRSQNALGKGLLTLLSREHLDDETWEEIEDTLLTADVGVQPTQELVEGLRERVKVLGTRTPTELRGLLRDELLKLVGTDVDRTVRTEPEDRKPGIVMVVGVNGTGKTTTTGKLARVLVADGRTVVLGAADTFRAAAADQLQTWGERVGAYTVRGPEAGDPASVAFDAVKEGKEMGVDVVLIDTAGRLHTKTGLMDELGKVKRVVEKHAPLDEVLLVLDATTGQNGLVQARVFAEVVDITGIVLTKLDGTAKGGIVVAVQRELGVPVKLIGLGEGADDLAPFEPEAFVDALIGE, from the coding sequence ATGGAAACCGTCATCCTTGCTGTAGTCATCGCCGTGGTGGTGCTCGCGGTGCTCGGCGGGCTCGTCGTCGGCAGCCGGCGCAAGAAGCAGCTGCCCCCGCCGCCCCCCGCCACGCCCGACATCACCGCACCTCCGGCCGAGCCGCACGTCGGCGACGAGGCCGAGACGCCGCGCGACGAACCGCGCCGGACGATAGAGGAGGTGGACCTCCCGGACGGCTCGGCCTCCGTCGCCGTCGAGGAACCCCCTGCCGCCGAAGCCGTCGAGGCTCCCGCGATCGAGATCCCGGAGCCCACCGCGGGACGTCTGGTGCGGCTGCGCGCCCGGCTCTCCCGCTCGCAGAACGCCCTCGGCAAGGGCCTGCTCACCCTGCTCTCCCGCGAGCACCTCGACGACGAGACGTGGGAGGAGATCGAGGACACGCTGCTCACCGCCGACGTCGGCGTCCAGCCCACCCAGGAGCTGGTCGAGGGCCTGCGGGAGCGCGTCAAGGTGCTCGGCACCCGCACCCCCACGGAGCTGCGCGGCCTGCTGCGCGACGAGCTCCTCAAACTGGTCGGCACCGATGTCGACCGCACCGTGAGGACCGAGCCCGAGGACCGCAAGCCCGGCATCGTGATGGTCGTCGGCGTCAACGGCACCGGCAAGACCACCACCACCGGCAAGCTCGCCCGGGTCCTGGTGGCCGACGGGCGCACCGTCGTGCTGGGCGCCGCCGACACCTTCCGTGCCGCCGCCGCCGACCAGCTGCAGACCTGGGGCGAGCGGGTCGGCGCCTACACCGTGCGCGGGCCGGAGGCAGGTGACCCCGCCTCCGTCGCCTTCGACGCGGTGAAGGAGGGCAAGGAGATGGGCGTCGACGTGGTGCTCATCGACACCGCCGGCCGGCTGCACACCAAGACCGGCCTCATGGACGAGCTGGGCAAGGTCAAGCGCGTCGTCGAGAAGCACGCCCCGCTCGACGAGGTGCTGCTCGTCCTCGACGCCACCACCGGCCAGAACGGCCTCGTCCAGGCCCGCGTCTTCGCCGAGGTCGTCGACATCACCGGCATCGTGCTGACCAAGCTGGACGGCACCGCCAAGGGTGGCATCGTGGTCGCGGTCCAGCGTGAGCTGGGTGTGCCGGTCAAGCTGATCGGTCTCGGCGAGGGGGCCGACGACCTGGCGCCGTTCGAGCCGGAGGCGTTCGTTGACGCCCTTATCGGGGAGTGA
- a CDS encoding bifunctional DNA primase/polymerase: MGFTIGGIREIRTGARRRGRSSECTDVAEFTGLWGWDVVPGARAAAGACSCGRADCGAPGAHPLEFAPQISSGATLDEVTKAWGEFPGASVMLPVGRAFDVIEVAEPAGRRALVRLERMGLPLGPVTATPDGRAQFLVAPGAAAELPALLYRMGWDDPSSLDLHGLGPGTYLTAPPSDRGGLGPVRWLRPPALDSVSKPPAARLLLGTLAYVAHRSRA, from the coding sequence ATGGGCTTCACGATCGGCGGTATTCGCGAGATCCGCACCGGCGCGCGTCGGCGCGGCCGTTCGTCGGAGTGCACCGACGTCGCCGAGTTCACCGGGCTGTGGGGCTGGGACGTGGTGCCGGGAGCGCGGGCCGCAGCGGGCGCCTGTTCGTGCGGCCGGGCGGACTGCGGTGCGCCGGGCGCGCATCCGCTGGAGTTCGCGCCCCAGATCTCCTCCGGGGCCACGCTCGACGAAGTGACCAAGGCCTGGGGCGAGTTCCCGGGTGCTTCGGTGATGCTGCCGGTCGGGCGGGCATTCGATGTCATCGAGGTCGCCGAGCCCGCCGGGCGCCGCGCCCTGGTCCGCCTCGAGCGCATGGGCCTTCCTCTCGGCCCGGTGACCGCGACTCCGGACGGCCGCGCCCAGTTCCTCGTCGCCCCGGGCGCCGCCGCAGAACTGCCCGCGCTGCTCTACCGCATGGGCTGGGACGACCCGTCCTCCCTCGACCTGCACGGCCTCGGCCCCGGTACGTACCTCACGGCGCCGCCCTCCGACCGGGGCGGCCTCGGCCCGGTGCGCTGGCTGCGGCCACCGGCCCTGGACTCGGTGTCGAAGCCACCCGCAGCCCGCCTGCTGCTGGGGACGCTGGCCTATGTGGCGCATCGGTCGCGGGCCTAG
- a CDS encoding AAA family ATPase produces the protein MHLKALTLRGFKSFASATTLRFEPGITCVVGPNGSGKSNVVDALSWVMGEQGAKSLRGGKMEDVIFAGTTGRPPLGRAEVSLTIDNSDGALPIEYAEVTITRIMFRNGGSEYQINGDTCRLLDIQELLSDSGIGREMHVIVGQGQLDSVLHADPMGRRAFIEEAAGVLKHRKRKEKALRKLDAMQANLARVQDLTDELRRQLKPLGRQAAVARRAAVIQADLRDARLRLLADDLVRLREALKSEIADEAALKERKETAEQELKRALQREALLEDEVRQLTPRLQRAQQTWYELSQLAERVRGTISLADARVKSATSVPAEERRGRDPEDMEREAARIREQEAELEAALEAAQRALDDTVAHRAELERELALEERRLKDVARAIADRREGLARLNGQVNAARSRAAAAQSEIDRLAAARDEAQERAVAAQEEYEALKAEVDGLDAGDAELGERHDTAKRQLAEAESALTAAREAVTAAERRRAATQARHEALSLGLRRKDGTGVLLGAKDRLSGLLGPAAELLTVTPGHEVALAAAFGAAADAIAVTTPASAAEAIRLLRKQDAGRASLLLAGAPEDVAPKGRPGRPASPEATGTPGPVGLSADGPGPGAHGAANPRPPAGAGDPGVDSGSGSGQLSVDGSGAGAASGAGSSDGVRGAGALAAPGSGEPCVGGFDPGAMTGAAGGPASRAVAGDGTGRFGTGALSGAGSPDGVRAAGAPGSGEARVGGFDPGAMTSTAGGMGAPADVHAVGSGGRQAGGFRSDGHPFAADLVRGPADLMPAVRRLLRGIVVVGTLEDAEDLVYAHPDLTAVTAEGDLLGAHFAHGGSAGAPSLLEVQASVDEAAAELAELAVRCEELSEAQGRAAERRGECAALVEELGERRRAADREKSAVAQQLGRLAGQARGAAGEAERSTAAAARAQEALDKAVQDAEELAERLAVAEEMPIEEEPDTSARDRLAADGANARQTEMEARLQVRTHEERVKGLAGRADSLDRGARAEREARARAEQRRARLRHEAAVAEAVGSGARQLLAHVEVSLGRAERERAAAEAAKARREQELTAARGTGRDLKAELDKLTDSVHRGEVLGAEKRLRIEQLESKALEELGVEPAGLVSEYGPHQLVPPSPPAEGEVLPEDPEHPRNRPRPFVRAEQEKRLKAAERAYQQLGKVNPLALEEFAALEERHKFLSEQLEDLKKTRADLLQVVKEVDERVEQVFTEAYRDTAREFEGVFSRLFPGGEGRLILTDPDNMLTTGVDVEARPPGKKVKRLSLLSGGERSLTAVAMLVSIFKARPSPFYVMDEVEAALDDTNLQRLIRIMQELQESSQLIVITHQKRTMEVADALYGVSMQGDGVSKVISQRLR, from the coding sequence GTGCACCTCAAGGCCCTGACCCTCCGCGGGTTCAAGTCGTTCGCCTCGGCGACCACACTCCGGTTCGAACCGGGGATCACGTGTGTCGTGGGACCGAACGGCTCGGGCAAGTCCAATGTCGTGGACGCGCTCAGCTGGGTCATGGGCGAACAGGGCGCCAAGTCGCTGCGCGGCGGCAAGATGGAGGACGTCATCTTCGCCGGCACCACCGGGCGTCCGCCGCTGGGCCGCGCCGAGGTGTCGCTGACCATCGACAACTCCGACGGGGCTCTCCCCATCGAGTACGCCGAGGTCACCATCACGCGGATCATGTTCCGCAACGGCGGCAGCGAGTACCAGATCAACGGCGACACCTGCCGTCTCCTCGACATCCAGGAACTCCTCTCGGACTCCGGCATCGGCCGCGAGATGCACGTCATCGTCGGCCAGGGCCAGCTCGACTCCGTCCTGCACGCCGACCCCATGGGCCGCCGCGCCTTCATCGAGGAGGCGGCCGGTGTCCTCAAGCACCGCAAGCGCAAGGAGAAGGCGCTGCGGAAGCTGGACGCGATGCAGGCCAACCTCGCGCGCGTGCAGGACCTCACCGACGAGCTGCGCAGGCAGCTCAAGCCGCTGGGACGTCAGGCCGCGGTCGCCCGACGGGCCGCCGTCATCCAGGCCGACCTGCGCGACGCCCGGCTGCGCCTGCTCGCCGATGACCTCGTACGGCTCCGGGAAGCCCTGAAGAGCGAGATCGCCGACGAGGCCGCGCTCAAGGAGCGCAAGGAGACCGCCGAACAGGAGCTGAAGAGGGCGCTCCAGCGCGAGGCGCTCCTGGAGGACGAGGTACGGCAACTCACGCCGCGCCTGCAGCGCGCCCAGCAGACCTGGTACGAACTCTCCCAGCTCGCCGAGCGCGTCCGCGGCACGATCTCGCTGGCCGACGCCCGGGTGAAGAGCGCCACCTCCGTGCCCGCCGAGGAACGGCGCGGCCGCGACCCCGAGGACATGGAGCGCGAGGCCGCCCGCATCCGCGAGCAGGAGGCCGAGCTGGAGGCCGCCCTGGAAGCGGCCCAGCGCGCGCTCGACGACACCGTCGCCCACCGCGCCGAACTGGAACGCGAACTGGCCCTCGAGGAACGGCGCCTCAAGGACGTCGCCCGTGCCATCGCCGACCGTCGTGAGGGCCTGGCCCGGCTGAACGGGCAGGTCAACGCGGCCCGTTCGCGTGCCGCGGCCGCCCAGTCCGAGATCGACCGGCTGGCCGCGGCACGGGACGAGGCCCAGGAGCGGGCCGTCGCCGCGCAGGAGGAGTACGAGGCACTGAAGGCCGAGGTCGACGGCCTCGACGCGGGCGACGCCGAACTCGGCGAGCGGCACGACACGGCCAAGCGGCAGCTCGCGGAGGCCGAGTCCGCCCTCACCGCCGCCCGCGAGGCCGTCACCGCGGCGGAGCGCCGACGTGCCGCGACCCAGGCCCGCCACGAGGCACTGTCCCTGGGCCTGCGGCGCAAGGACGGCACCGGCGTGCTGCTCGGCGCCAAGGACCGGCTCAGCGGCCTGCTCGGCCCGGCGGCCGAGCTGCTGACGGTGACCCCGGGCCACGAGGTCGCCCTGGCCGCCGCGTTCGGCGCTGCGGCGGACGCGATCGCGGTGACGACCCCGGCCTCGGCGGCCGAGGCAATCAGACTCCTCCGCAAACAGGACGCCGGCCGCGCGTCCCTCCTGCTGGCGGGAGCACCGGAGGACGTGGCGCCGAAGGGTAGGCCGGGCCGACCCGCCTCCCCGGAAGCCACGGGTACTCCCGGCCCCGTCGGGCTGAGCGCCGACGGGCCCGGACCGGGTGCCCACGGCGCGGCGAACCCGCGGCCACCTGCCGGCGCCGGGGACCCGGGCGTCGACTCCGGCTCCGGCTCCGGCCAGCTGAGCGTGGATGGGTCCGGTGCGGGTGCGGCGAGTGGGGCGGGTTCGTCGGATGGCGTGCGTGGCGCCGGAGCCCTGGCAGCCCCTGGCTCTGGCGAGCCGTGCGTGGGCGGGTTCGATCCGGGAGCCATGACCGGTGCGGCAGGTGGACCGGCCTCCCGGGCTGTCGCGGGCGACGGGACCGGTCGCTTCGGTACGGGTGCGCTGAGTGGGGCGGGTTCGCCGGATGGCGTGCGTGCCGCTGGGGCCCCCGGCTCCGGCGAGGCACGCGTGGGCGGGTTCGATCCGGGTGCCATGACCAGTACTGCGGGCGGAATGGGTGCCCCAGCCGACGTTCATGCCGTCGGCTCCGGTGGGCGGCAGGCGGGCGGCTTCCGTTCCGACGGGCACCCCTTCGCCGCCGACCTCGTCCGTGGTCCCGCCGATCTCATGCCTGCCGTACGGCGCCTGCTGCGCGGGATCGTCGTCGTAGGCACCCTCGAGGACGCCGAGGATCTCGTCTACGCCCACCCCGACCTCACCGCCGTCACCGCCGAAGGCGACCTGCTGGGGGCGCACTTCGCACACGGCGGGTCCGCGGGGGCGCCCAGTCTGCTCGAGGTGCAGGCGTCCGTGGACGAGGCCGCGGCCGAGCTGGCCGAGCTGGCCGTGCGCTGCGAGGAGCTGTCCGAGGCTCAGGGCCGGGCCGCCGAGCGGCGCGGGGAGTGTGCCGCGCTGGTCGAGGAGCTGGGGGAGCGGCGGCGGGCGGCCGACCGGGAGAAGTCGGCCGTCGCCCAGCAGCTCGGACGGCTCGCCGGGCAGGCGCGCGGTGCCGCGGGTGAGGCCGAGCGGTCCACCGCGGCGGCGGCACGCGCGCAGGAGGCGCTCGACAAGGCCGTACAGGACGCCGAGGAGCTCGCCGAACGGCTCGCCGTCGCCGAGGAGATGCCCATCGAGGAGGAGCCGGACACCTCGGCGCGCGACCGGCTCGCCGCCGACGGTGCCAACGCCCGGCAGACCGAGATGGAGGCCCGGCTCCAGGTGCGTACGCACGAGGAGCGGGTCAAGGGGCTCGCCGGGCGGGCCGACTCGCTCGACCGGGGCGCCCGCGCCGAACGCGAGGCACGCGCGCGTGCCGAGCAGCGGCGGGCGCGGCTGCGCCACGAGGCAGCCGTCGCGGAGGCGGTCGGCTCCGGTGCGCGGCAACTGCTCGCGCACGTCGAGGTGTCGCTGGGCCGGGCCGAGCGCGAGCGGGCCGCGGCCGAGGCCGCCAAGGCCCGCCGGGAGCAGGAACTGACCGCCGCCCGCGGCACCGGACGCGATCTCAAGGCGGAACTCGACAAGCTGACGGACTCGGTGCACCGCGGCGAGGTGCTCGGCGCCGAGAAGCGGCTGCGCATAGAGCAACTGGAGAGCAAGGCGCTGGAGGAGCTGGGCGTGGAGCCGGCCGGGCTCGTCTCCGAGTACGGCCCGCATCAGCTCGTACCGCCGTCCCCGCCCGCCGAGGGCGAGGTGCTGCCCGAGGACCCGGAGCACCCGCGCAACCGGCCGAGGCCCTTCGTGCGGGCCGAGCAGGAGAAGCGACTGAAGGCGGCCGAGCGGGCGTACCAGCAGCTCGGCAAGGTGAACCCGCTCGCCCTGGAGGAGTTCGCGGCCCTGGAGGAGCGGCACAAGTTCCTCAGCGAGCAACTGGAGGACCTGAAGAAGACCCGCGCCGACCTGCTTCAGGTGGTGAAGGAGGTCGACGAGCGCGTCGAGCAGGTCTTCACCGAGGCCTACCGGGACACGGCCCGGGAGTTCGAGGGCGTCTTCAGCCGCCTGTTCCCGGGCGGTGAGGGGCGGCTGATCCTGACCGACCCCGACAACATGCTGACCACCGGCGTCGACGTCGAGGCCCGGCCGCCGGGCAAGAAGGTCAAGCGGCTCTCCCTGCTCTCGGGCGGCGAGAGGTCGCTCACCGCCGTCGCGATGCTGGTGTCGATCTTCAAGGCCCGGCCGAGCCCGTTCTATGTCATGGACGAGGTCGAGGCCGCGCTCGACGACACCAACCTGCAGCGGCTGATCCGCATCATGCAGGAGCTGCAGGAGTCCTCGCAGCTGATCGTGATCACCCACCAGAAGCGGACCATGGAGGTCGCCGACGCGCTCTACGGCGTCTCCATGCAGGGTGACGGTGTGTCGAAGGTCATCTCGCAGCGTCTGCGCTAG
- a CDS encoding sugar porter family MFS transporter codes for MTSTAQVPKSGAGTAQPEHLGHVIFIAAAAAMGGFLFGYDSSVINGAVEAIRDRYGIGSAALAQVIAIALIGCAIGAATAGRMADRIGRIRVMQIAALLFTVSAVGSALPFSLWDFALWRVVGGFAIGMASVIGPAYIAEVAPPAYRGRLGSFQQAAIVIGIAISQLVNWGLLNAADGDQRGRLMGLEAWQVMLGVMVVPAVLYGLLSFAIPESPRFLISVGRRERAREILAEVEGRGRDLDARVAEIEQAMTSEHRSTFKDLLGGGFFFKPVVWVGIGLSVFQQFVGINVAFYYSSTLWQSVGVDPTDSFFYSFTTSIINIVGTVIAMIFVDRVGRKPLALIGSIGMAVGLALEAWAFSYDLVDGRLPATQGWIALIAAHVFVLFFALSWGVVVWVMLGEMFPNKIRAAALGVAAAAQWIANWAITASFPSLADWNLSVTYVIYTAFAALSIPFVLKFVKETKGKSLEEMG; via the coding sequence GTGACCAGCACAGCGCAGGTACCCAAGTCAGGAGCCGGGACGGCTCAACCCGAACATCTCGGGCACGTCATCTTCATCGCGGCGGCGGCCGCGATGGGCGGTTTCCTCTTCGGCTACGACAGTTCCGTGATCAACGGCGCCGTCGAGGCCATCCGGGACCGCTACGGCATCGGCTCCGCGGCGCTGGCCCAGGTCATCGCCATCGCCCTGATCGGCTGTGCCATCGGTGCCGCGACGGCAGGCCGCATGGCCGACCGGATCGGCCGCATCCGCGTCATGCAGATCGCCGCCCTGCTGTTCACGGTCAGCGCCGTCGGCTCGGCCCTGCCCTTCTCGCTGTGGGACTTCGCCCTCTGGCGCGTCGTCGGCGGCTTCGCCATCGGCATGGCCTCGGTCATCGGCCCCGCCTACATAGCCGAGGTCGCCCCGCCGGCCTACCGCGGCCGCCTCGGTTCCTTCCAGCAGGCCGCGATCGTCATCGGCATCGCCATCTCGCAGCTGGTCAACTGGGGCCTGCTCAACGCCGCCGACGGCGACCAGCGCGGCCGTCTGATGGGCCTGGAGGCCTGGCAGGTCATGCTCGGCGTGATGGTCGTCCCGGCCGTCCTCTACGGTCTGCTCTCCTTCGCGATCCCCGAGTCCCCCCGCTTCCTGATCTCCGTCGGCAGGCGCGAGCGCGCCCGCGAGATCCTCGCCGAGGTCGAGGGCCGGGGCCGTGACCTCGATGCCAGGGTCGCCGAGATCGAGCAGGCCATGACCAGCGAGCACAGGTCCACCTTCAAGGACCTGCTCGGTGGCGGTTTCTTCTTCAAGCCGGTCGTCTGGGTCGGCATCGGCCTGTCGGTCTTCCAGCAGTTCGTCGGCATCAACGTCGCGTTCTACTACTCCTCGACGCTGTGGCAGTCGGTCGGCGTCGACCCGACGGACTCGTTCTTCTACTCCTTCACGACGTCGATCATCAACATCGTCGGCACCGTGATCGCGATGATCTTCGTGGACCGCGTCGGACGCAAGCCGCTCGCCCTCATCGGCTCCATCGGCATGGCCGTCGGTCTCGCGCTGGAGGCCTGGGCGTTCTCCTACGACCTGGTCGACGGCAGGCTGCCGGCCACCCAGGGCTGGATCGCCCTGATCGCCGCCCATGTCTTCGTCCTCTTCTTCGCCCTGTCCTGGGGTGTGGTCGTCTGGGTCATGCTCGGCGAGATGTTCCCGAACAAGATCCGCGCCGCCGCCCTGGGCGTGGCCGCCGCCGCGCAGTGGATCGCCAACTGGGCCATCACCGCGAGCTTCCCGTCCCTGGCCGACTGGAACCTCTCCGTCACCTACGTGATCTACACGGCCTTCGCGGCACTCTCCATCCCCTTTGTCCTGAAGTTCGTCAAGGAGACGAAGGGCAAGTCGCTGGAGGAGATGGGCTGA
- the nsdA gene encoding transcriptional repressor NsdA has translation MGGNGGGGTNADKRPNELLGSWFVRSGWSKGELARQVNRRARQLGANHISTDTSRVRRWLDGENPREPIPRILSELFSERFGCVVSVEDLGLRPARQSPSATGVDLPWTGPQTVALLSEFSRSDLMLARRGFLGTSLALSAGPSLIEPMQRWLVPAPSGQLSEPEPEPYHDSRRPGRLSKPELDLLESTTVMFRQWDAQCGGGLRRKAVVGQLHEVTDLLQEPQPEATSRKLFKVAAELAELAGWMSYDIGLQPTAQKYFVLALHAAKEAGDKPLGSYVLSSMSRQMIHLGRPDDALELIHLAQYGSRDCASPRTQSMLYAMEARAYANMGQPGKCKRAVRMAEDTFAEVDEWDEPDPDWIRFFSEAELYGENSHSFRDLAYVAGRSPTYASLAEPLMEQAVERFAKDSEHQRSYALNLIGMATVHLLRREPEQSTAYASTAMGIAKKVRSERVNTRIRKTVDTAVREFGHLAEVIDLTEQLAVDLPETAEAV, from the coding sequence GTGGGCGGCAACGGCGGTGGCGGGACGAACGCTGACAAGCGCCCCAATGAGCTGCTCGGCTCGTGGTTCGTGCGCAGTGGCTGGTCCAAGGGCGAGCTCGCCCGGCAAGTGAACCGGCGGGCACGCCAGTTGGGTGCCAACCACATCTCCACGGACACGTCCCGGGTGCGCCGCTGGCTGGACGGGGAGAACCCGCGCGAGCCGATCCCGAGAATCCTCTCCGAGCTGTTCTCCGAGCGGTTCGGCTGTGTCGTCTCCGTCGAGGACCTCGGCCTGCGGCCCGCCCGCCAGTCACCCTCCGCGACCGGGGTCGACCTGCCCTGGACGGGCCCGCAGACGGTGGCCCTGCTCAGCGAGTTCTCGCGCAGCGACCTCATGCTGGCGCGGCGCGGCTTCCTCGGGACCTCGCTGGCCCTGTCCGCGGGCCCGTCCCTCATCGAACCCATGCAGCGCTGGCTCGTCCCCGCACCGTCCGGACAGCTCTCCGAGCCCGAGCCCGAGCCGTACCACGACTCCCGTCGTCCGGGCCGGCTGTCCAAGCCCGAGCTGGACCTGCTGGAGTCCACCACGGTGATGTTCCGCCAGTGGGACGCCCAGTGCGGCGGCGGTCTGCGCCGCAAGGCGGTCGTCGGCCAGCTGCACGAGGTCACCGACCTCCTCCAGGAGCCCCAGCCCGAGGCCACCAGCAGAAAGCTCTTCAAGGTCGCCGCCGAGCTCGCCGAGCTGGCCGGCTGGATGAGTTACGACATCGGACTCCAGCCCACCGCGCAGAAGTACTTCGTGCTCGCCCTGCACGCCGCCAAGGAGGCGGGTGACAAGCCGCTCGGCTCGTACGTCCTGTCCAGCATGAGCCGCCAGATGATCCACCTCGGCCGGCCCGACGACGCCCTGGAGCTGATCCACCTCGCGCAGTACGGCAGCCGGGACTGCGCGAGCCCGCGGACCCAGTCCATGCTGTATGCGATGGAGGCCCGCGCCTACGCCAACATGGGCCAGCCCGGCAAGTGCAAGCGGGCCGTCCGCATGGCCGAGGACACCTTCGCCGAGGTCGACGAGTGGGACGAACCGGACCCCGACTGGATCCGCTTCTTCTCCGAGGCCGAGCTGTACGGCGAGAACTCCCACTCCTTCCGCGACCTGGCGTATGTCGCCGGCCGCAGCCCGACCTACGCCTCCCTGGCCGAGCCCCTGATGGAGCAGGCCGTGGAGCGGTTCGCGAAGGACTCCGAGCACCAGCGGTCGTACGCACTGAACCTGATCGGCATGGCCACCGTGCATCTGCTGCGCCGCGAGCCCGAGCAGAGCACCGCCTATGCCTCCACGGCCATGGGCATCGCCAAGAAGGTCCGCTCCGAGCGGGTGAACACTCGTATCCGAAAGACCGTCGACACGGCCGTGCGCGAATTCGGGCACCTGGCGGAGGTCATCGACCTCACCGAGCAGCTCGCCGTCGACCTCCCCGAGACGGCCGAGGCGGTCTGA